A genome region from Labilibaculum antarcticum includes the following:
- a CDS encoding DUF1987 domain-containing protein, translating to MNSLIIEGSPKTPNINFDGNEGSFLISGRSIPENSLDFYKPIVEWLDAYISEPKEKTIVNIRLEYFNTSSSKCLLDVFKKLEIIFKRGQKVGINWYYEADDEDMLEAGEDYQSIIKIPFTMIEEDE from the coding sequence ATGAATTCACTTATTATAGAAGGTAGCCCTAAAACACCAAACATAAATTTTGATGGAAATGAAGGTTCTTTTTTAATTTCCGGACGTTCAATTCCAGAGAATTCCTTAGACTTTTATAAGCCAATTGTTGAGTGGCTTGACGCATATATTAGTGAACCAAAGGAAAAAACAATTGTAAATATTAGATTGGAATATTTTAATACCAGTTCTTCGAAATGTTTACTTGATGTGTTCAAAAAGCTTGAAATCATTTTCAAGCGTGGACAAAAGGTTGGGATTAATTGGTATTATGAAGCTGATGATGAGGATATGTTAGAAGCAGGAGAGGATTATCAGTCCATAATTAAGATTCCATTTACTATGATAGAAGAAGATGAATAA
- a CDS encoding ATP-binding cassette domain-containing protein: MSERILKALMQLFAIIAHPKSSAIERRRMVSKYLKQQLDQETAEEYLSLYDQHYEAVQKRTTRNTKIKKYTSASSVRVLRICTEINEELVVRQKVIVLIQLLEFLKSEDEISEQEFAFVETVADTFNLPEGGYERLKNFVLNDFDAIIRSERLLTVSNEKKSFEIGEHYYSAGLVGEIKILRLKRVDMFVLRFKGIEELYMNGQNLNPDRVHLLTQGSSIRNPKIDPIYFSDITTTFHRDQEHKRVVFETKNIEYRFKENNIGIHDLSFKEESGKMVGIIGSSGAGKTTLLNVLNGSESPSNGTVEINGYNIVTDKSQLEGVVGHVSQDDLLIESLTVFENLYFNAKLCFDKYSTFQLIRIVLNLLKDLGLYDARNLKVGNPLDKKISGGQRKRLNIALELIREPSVLFLDEPTSGLSSRDSAKIMDLLKNLALKGKLIFVVIHQPSSEIFKMFDRLLILDTGGYLIFNGNPLDGITYFKSQTMRANRTESECSSCGNVDADQIFNIIESEVLDEYGNPTQVRKVSPTQWHKKYHEYVGVSKTIEDTTELPPVTFKIPNIFNQFRVFVKRDVISKLANRQYLFINLFETPLLAFLLSYIIKYYNIDAGNNLGYTFSNNSNLPVYLFMSVIVALFIGLTLSAEEIIKDRKILKRERFLNLSKFSYLLSKIVILFTISAFQAFLFTIIGNSILEIKGMFFEYWLALFSAWCFANMLGLIISDSFKTVITIYILIPFILIPQLILSGIIVKFDKLNPNISTPNNIPWYGEIITARWAYEALAVKQYKDNKYTANFYIYEKLMSKADYRKNYWLPILKNKLNTSERYLKLPEKKKELAENLLLLRNELLIEEIDKMAIPFDNLDQLNPENLNAEVIKATRDYFDKLNRYYINLYNVSNRKKDERLTDLQKGFLDKQSFVNMKKSYANDRLSEVVRNSNDIERIIEYKGKLFQKIDPIYRNPEGHFIKAHFYAPQKRLFGEYYDTYWINIMVIWFSTFTLYIILYYSLLKKLLGIFDQKFNKKRFER; this comes from the coding sequence ATGAGTGAAAGAATTCTTAAGGCTTTAATGCAACTTTTTGCAATCATTGCTCACCCAAAAAGTTCAGCAATTGAAAGGCGAAGAATGGTTTCAAAGTATCTCAAGCAACAACTTGATCAGGAAACAGCTGAAGAATATCTCAGCTTATATGATCAACACTATGAGGCTGTCCAAAAACGGACTACTCGAAATACAAAAATTAAGAAATACACTTCGGCCAGTTCGGTTAGAGTTCTTCGTATTTGCACAGAAATAAACGAAGAACTTGTTGTTCGTCAGAAAGTTATAGTTTTAATCCAATTATTGGAATTTCTTAAATCGGAAGATGAGATTAGCGAACAAGAATTTGCCTTTGTGGAAACTGTTGCCGATACATTTAATCTGCCTGAAGGTGGATATGAACGCCTAAAGAATTTTGTTCTTAACGATTTTGATGCAATCATCCGATCAGAGCGATTGCTTACCGTTAGTAATGAAAAGAAATCATTTGAGATCGGAGAACATTATTACTCAGCAGGATTGGTTGGAGAAATTAAAATTCTTCGTCTTAAACGAGTTGATATGTTTGTGTTGCGCTTTAAGGGAATAGAAGAGCTCTACATGAACGGGCAAAATCTTAATCCTGATAGAGTACATCTTTTAACTCAAGGTTCGTCCATCCGAAATCCAAAAATTGATCCCATCTATTTTAGTGATATTACAACCACTTTTCATCGCGATCAGGAACACAAAAGAGTTGTATTTGAAACCAAAAATATAGAATACCGATTTAAAGAGAATAATATTGGTATTCATGATCTTTCTTTCAAGGAAGAATCAGGAAAAATGGTTGGTATTATAGGCTCGAGTGGTGCTGGTAAAACAACTCTTTTAAATGTTTTAAATGGTTCAGAAAGTCCGAGTAATGGAACCGTCGAAATTAACGGATACAATATTGTTACCGACAAATCACAATTAGAAGGAGTTGTAGGACATGTATCTCAAGATGACCTACTTATTGAATCATTAACAGTTTTCGAGAATTTATATTTTAATGCAAAACTTTGCTTCGACAAATACAGCACCTTTCAACTAATCCGAATCGTATTAAACTTACTTAAAGATTTAGGCCTTTATGATGCCCGAAATCTTAAGGTAGGCAACCCATTGGATAAAAAAATTAGTGGCGGTCAGCGAAAGCGATTAAATATTGCTTTAGAACTGATTCGAGAACCTTCTGTATTATTTTTAGATGAGCCAACCTCAGGTTTATCATCTAGAGATTCTGCAAAAATAATGGATCTCCTTAAAAATCTGGCATTAAAAGGGAAGTTGATTTTTGTCGTAATTCATCAACCATCTTCAGAAATATTTAAAATGTTTGACCGTTTGCTAATTCTAGATACTGGCGGTTATCTAATTTTTAATGGAAATCCCCTTGATGGAATAACCTATTTCAAATCTCAAACGATGCGTGCAAATCGCACCGAAAGCGAATGCTCCTCTTGTGGTAATGTTGATGCTGATCAGATTTTCAATATTATTGAATCGGAAGTATTAGATGAATATGGTAATCCTACTCAGGTAAGAAAAGTATCACCAACTCAATGGCATAAAAAGTATCATGAATATGTTGGCGTTAGTAAAACAATTGAGGATACAACGGAGCTTCCTCCTGTTACATTCAAGATTCCAAATATCTTTAACCAATTTCGTGTTTTTGTAAAAAGAGATGTAATCTCCAAACTCGCAAATCGCCAATACTTATTCATTAATTTATTTGAGACGCCATTACTGGCCTTCCTTTTAAGCTATATTATTAAGTATTACAATATTGATGCTGGCAATAATCTAGGTTATACTTTTAGTAACAACAGCAACCTGCCTGTTTACCTTTTCATGTCGGTAATTGTAGCCTTATTTATTGGCCTAACCCTTAGTGCTGAGGAAATTATTAAGGACAGGAAGATTCTTAAAAGAGAACGATTTCTAAATTTAAGTAAATTTAGTTATCTACTCTCAAAAATTGTCATTCTGTTTACCATATCGGCCTTTCAAGCTTTTTTATTTACCATAATAGGCAATTCAATACTTGAAATTAAAGGAATGTTCTTTGAGTATTGGCTGGCTCTATTCAGTGCTTGGTGTTTTGCCAATATGTTAGGTTTAATAATCTCTGATAGCTTTAAAACAGTTATTACAATTTACATACTAATTCCCTTTATACTAATTCCACAACTAATTTTAAGTGGTATAATCGTAAAGTTCGACAAACTGAATCCTAACATTTCAACGCCTAACAACATTCCTTGGTATGGTGAAATCATAACTGCTCGTTGGGCTTACGAAGCGTTAGCTGTAAAACAATACAAAGACAACAAGTACACAGCCAATTTTTATATCTACGAAAAGTTAATGAGTAAAGCTGATTATCGAAAAAACTATTGGCTACCAATACTAAAGAATAAATTAAATACCAGCGAACGATATCTTAAATTACCTGAAAAAAAGAAGGAACTTGCAGAAAATTTATTGCTCCTTCGTAATGAGCTTTTGATAGAAGAAATTGATAAAATGGCAATTCCATTTGACAATTTAGACCAACTTAATCCTGAAAATTTAAATGCCGAAGTTATTAAGGCTACCAGAGATTATTTCGACAAATTGAACCGCTATTACATTAATTTATACAATGTATCCAACCGTAAAAAGGATGAACGCTTAACAGACTTACAAAAAGGATTTTTAGACAAGCAATCATTCGTAAATATGAAAAAATCGTATGCAAATGATAGGCTTTCAGAAGTTGTTCGGAATTCTAATGACATTGAAAGAATAATTGAATATAAGGGTAAATTATTCCAGAAAATAGATCCAATTTACAGGAACCCGGAAGGACATTTTATAAAAGCACACTTTTATGCTCCTCAAAAAAGATTGTTTGGGGAATATTACGATACCTACTGGATTAATATAATGGTTATTTGGTTCTCCACATTCACTCTATATATTATCCTATACTACAGCCTGTTAAAAAAACTACTTGGGATTTTTGATCAGAAATTTAATAAGAAAAGGTTCGAACGATAA
- a CDS encoding THUMP domain-containing class I SAM-dependent RNA methyltransferase, producing the protein MKTDSGKFRLIAKTFQGLEEVLFQELEQLGAEEIRILKRAVSFVGDKSLIYKANLHLRTATRVLKPIHKFTAKDTDELYKGIQEIDWSEYITNRETIAIDSTVSSEDFKHSKFVTYRVKDAIVDQFFDKTGDRPNVRVVNPTLRLNIHIDRNTCTVSLDSSGESLHKRGYRIAETAAPLNEVMAAGMILLSGWDKKMNFIDPMCGSGTLLIEAALIAYNIPPGLYRKEFSFQKWKDYDEDMWEDIYNEETEVDFDGKIFGSDISDKAMEIAEANIRNAGLRRKIDLKITPFQQFVPPAEKGLMITNPPYGERLKVKDLEGLYSMIGERLKHNFAGYDAWILSYSEECFHSIGLRPSRKITLFNGPLECKFQKYSMFDGKKSDKYKND; encoded by the coding sequence TTGAAAACAGACTCGGGTAAATTCAGATTAATTGCAAAAACCTTTCAAGGTTTAGAGGAAGTATTGTTTCAGGAATTGGAACAATTAGGTGCAGAAGAGATTAGAATCTTAAAGCGAGCCGTGAGCTTTGTTGGAGATAAAAGCTTAATTTATAAAGCAAATCTTCATTTAAGAACAGCAACCCGAGTTCTTAAACCAATCCATAAATTTACCGCTAAAGATACGGATGAGTTGTACAAAGGAATCCAGGAAATAGACTGGAGTGAATACATTACAAATCGTGAAACAATTGCCATTGACAGTACTGTTAGTTCAGAAGATTTCAAACATTCTAAGTTTGTAACCTATCGTGTTAAAGATGCTATTGTTGACCAGTTTTTTGACAAAACTGGAGATCGTCCCAATGTTCGTGTTGTTAACCCAACTCTAAGACTTAATATTCACATTGACAGAAACACCTGTACTGTTTCTCTTGATAGTTCAGGCGAATCCTTACATAAAAGAGGATACCGTATTGCAGAAACAGCAGCTCCTCTTAATGAAGTAATGGCTGCAGGTATGATTTTGCTTTCGGGCTGGGATAAAAAAATGAATTTTATTGACCCAATGTGTGGTTCTGGAACTCTATTAATTGAAGCAGCTCTTATTGCTTATAATATTCCTCCAGGATTGTATCGTAAAGAATTTTCCTTTCAAAAATGGAAAGATTACGATGAAGATATGTGGGAAGATATCTACAATGAAGAAACGGAAGTTGATTTCGACGGGAAAATTTTTGGATCAGACATATCTGATAAGGCAATGGAAATTGCTGAGGCGAATATTCGTAATGCAGGTTTGCGTAGAAAAATAGATCTTAAAATCACTCCGTTCCAACAGTTTGTACCGCCAGCCGAAAAAGGTTTGATGATTACAAATCCTCCATATGGTGAGAGATTAAAGGTTAAAGATTTGGAAGGATTGTATTCTATGATAGGGGAACGTTTAAAGCACAATTTTGCCGGATATGATGCTTGGATATTGAGCTACTCTGAAGAGTGTTTTCACAGTATAGGATTGCGTCCTTCTAGAAAAATTACGTTATTCAATGGTCCTTTAGAATGTAAATTTCAAAAATACTCCATGTTTGACGGGAAAAAGAGTGATAAATATAAAAACGATTAA
- a CDS encoding SiaB family protein kinase, which produces MNFDLNQWYSEKIDEDAIFDYKGRVEDEDVTEILSAIERILKDRNESPKLFKKIFNVLIELVQNLHHHGEVPSDFDVSYDKFGILILRDEGTQYRICAGNFIKIDGLRLIRDRIDQINTLSSTETQSLYRIILGNDQFSGKGGGGLGMVDIARKSGNNMEYQFFEYNPSFLFLAIDVII; this is translated from the coding sequence ATGAACTTTGATCTAAATCAGTGGTATTCCGAAAAAATAGATGAAGATGCTATTTTCGACTATAAGGGTAGAGTTGAAGATGAAGATGTTACTGAGATTTTGAGTGCAATTGAGCGTATCTTGAAGGATCGAAATGAATCACCAAAGCTTTTCAAAAAAATTTTTAATGTATTGATTGAACTCGTTCAGAATTTACATCACCATGGTGAGGTTCCTTCTGATTTTGATGTTTCCTATGATAAATTTGGTATTTTAATTCTTCGTGACGAAGGAACTCAATATCGAATTTGCGCCGGAAATTTTATTAAAATAGATGGATTAAGGCTTATTCGGGATCGAATTGATCAGATTAATACTTTGTCTTCGACAGAGACTCAAAGTTTGTATCGGATTATTTTAGGTAATGATCAATTCTCTGGAAAAGGTGGCGGTGGATTAGGCATGGTTGATATTGCAAGGAAGAGTGGCAATAATATGGAATACCAGTTTTTTGAATACAATCCTAGTTTTTTGTTTCTCGCAATAGATGTAATTATTTAA